From the genome of Notolabrus celidotus isolate fNotCel1 chromosome 5, fNotCel1.pri, whole genome shotgun sequence, one region includes:
- the acer3 gene encoding alkaline ceramidase 3, with translation MAPHMDRPGYWGHLTSTIDWCEENYVVSFYIAEFWNTVSNLIMILPPIYGAIQTFRDGLEFRYVCSFLGLSVVGVGSWCFHMTLQYKMQLMDELPMIYSTCVFVYCLYECFKQQNKIGFIPIALLLFFSVSVTLVYLHWKEPVFHQVMYGTLVACLVIRSIYIVTWVYPWLRPLCYTSLGIFMLGFFFWNMDNFYCGVLRNARHNLPPVVGAVTQFHAWWHILTGLGSYLHILLSLQIRTTYLKHRPKVKFLCGVWPTLHIEPVPQKTS, from the exons ATGGCTCCCCATATGGACAGACCAGGATACTGGGGGCATTTGACCTCAACGATTGACTGGTGTGAAGAAAATTATGTCGTCTCTTTTTACATCGCCGAATTTT ggaACACTGTCAGCAACCTGATTATGATTCTTCCCCCCATTTATGGAGCCATCCAAACGTTTCGTGATGGCCTCGAGTTTCGCTACGTTTGCTCTTTCCTCGGACTTTCGG TTGTTGGAGTTGGTTCCTGGTGCTTTCACATGACGTTGCAGTACAAGATGCAG ttAATGGACGAGTTACCGATGATATACAGCACCTGTGTCTTTGTCTACTGTCT ATACGAGTGCTTCAAACAACAGAACAAGATTGGCTTTATTCCCATAGCACTGTTGTTATTCTTCAGTGTCTCCGTCACTCTG GTATATTTACACTGGAAGGAGCCAGTCTTTCACCAG GTCATGTACGGCACTCTCGTAGCTTGTCTGGTGATACGATCCATCTACATCGTTACATG GGTGTATCCATGGCTCCGACCGCTGTGTTACACCTCATTGGGGATCTTCATGTTAGGGTTCTTCTTCTGGAACATGGACAATTTTTACTGTGGCGTATTAAG AAATGCCAGACATAACCTCCCCCCTGTCGTGGGGGCAGTAACGCAGTTCCACGCCTGGTGGCACATCCTCACAGGCCTGGGATCCTACCTGCACATACTCCTCAG CCTGCAGATAAGGACAACCTACCTCAAGCACAGACCAAAAGTGAAG TTCCTGTGTGGAGTGTGGCCCACTTTACACATTGAACCAGTGCCACAGAAGACGAGCTGA
- the serpinh1a gene encoding serpin H1a, with translation MWVTNLVSLVLLASAASAATSASADKVLSNHATILADNSANLAFSLYQNMAKEKNVENIIISPVVVASSLGLVALGGKASTASQVKTILNAAKVKDEQLHSGLAELLTEVSDPKTRNVTWKISNRLYGPSSVKFVDAFVKSSKKHYNCDQSKINFRDKKSALNSINEWAAKSTDGKLPEVTKDVEKTDGAMIINAMFFKPHWHEQFHHKMVDNRGFMVSRGFTVSVQMMHRTGLYGFYEDKTNKLNILNMHLAHKKSSVLFIMSHHVEPLERLEKMLTKKQLDTWMSQLQETAVAVSLPKVSMEVSHDLQKHLSDMGLTEAVNKSKADLSNISGKKDLYLSNVFHASAMEWDTDGNEMDLSIFGTDKLKNPKLFYADHPFIFLVKDQKTNSILFIGRMVRPKGEKMRDEL, from the exons ATGTGGGTGACAAACCTGGTATCCCTGGTCCTCCTGGCCTCCGCAGCCTCTGCTGCCACCTCAGCGTCTGCAGACAAAGTCCTGAGTAACCACGCCACCATCCTGGCTGACAACAGTGCTAACCTAGCTTTCAGTCTCTATCAAAACATGGCGAAGGAGAAGAATGTAGAAAACATCATCATTTCCCCCGTAGTCGTGGCCTCCTCTCTGGGTCTGGTGGCTCTTGGGGGCAAAGCTTCCACGGCCTCTCAGGTGAAAACCATTCTGAACGCAGCAAAGGTTAAAGATGAGCAGCTGCACTCAGGCCTCGCTGAGCTCCTGACTGAGGTGAGCGACCCTAAGACCCGTAATGTCACCTGGAAGATCAGCAACCGCCTGTACGGACCCAGCTCTGTCAAGTTTGTGGATGCTTTTGTGAAGAGCAGCAAAAAGCACTACAACTGTGACCAATCCAAGATCAACTTCAGGGACAAAAAGAGCGCCTTGAACTCCATCAACGAGTGGGCTGCCAAATCTACTGACGGCAAACTACCAGAGGTCACCAAGGACGTAGAGAAGACTGACGGGGCAATGATCATCAATGCCATGTTCTTCAAAC CTCACTGGCACGAGCAATTCCATCATAAGATGGTGGATAACAGAGGATTCATGGTGTCCCGTGGCTTCACTGTGTCAGTGCAGATGATGCACCGCACAG GTCTGTATGGCTTCTATGAAGACAAAACCAATAAGCTGAACATCCTGAACATGCATCTGGCTCATAAGAAGTCCTCTGTATTGTTCATCATGTCGCATCATGTGGAGCCTCTGGAGAGGCTGGAGAAGATGCTGACCAAAAAGCAGCTGGATACCTGGATGAGTCAACTGCAGGAGACAGCTGTCGCTGTGTCTCTGCCCAAAGTCAGCATGGAAGTCAGTCACGACCTGCAG aAACATCTGAGTGACATGGGCCTGACAGAAGCTGTGAACAAATCCAAAGCTGACTTGTCCAACATCTCTGGTAAGAAGGACCTGTACCTGTCCAATGTGTTTCACGCCTCTGCCATGGAGTGGGACACTGATGGGAATGAGATGGACTTGAGCATCTTTGGCACGGACAAGCTGAAAAACCCCAAACTGTTCTACGCCGACCATCCGTTCATCTTCCTGGTGAAGGACCAGAAGACAAACTCCATCCTGTTCATTGGCAGGATGGTCCGGCCCAAGGGTGAAAAAATGAGGGATGAGTTGTAA